The proteins below are encoded in one region of Segatella copri:
- a CDS encoding response regulator transcription factor — protein MIKILFADDDLKYSMLLKSFLQQHGYDVTYAGNGKKAWEQFSEVKPDLVLLDINMPEMDGYEVAECIRTIDPKVLIFFLTDRTEKNDRLKGFSLKANDYLAKPFYPEELLARIEERFSMNESETIEEEVYHFGETTFCYNNNELRTRSSRVLITSRQADILRLLAKNIGNVVSKEMIQEAVWGTVSYANSLAVNVQMTYLRHALQHDVTVKIESLKKKGYVLSVISPE, from the coding sequence ATGATCAAGATATTATTTGCAGACGATGACTTGAAGTATTCCATGTTGCTGAAGAGTTTCCTGCAGCAGCATGGCTACGATGTGACTTATGCCGGCAATGGCAAGAAGGCATGGGAGCAGTTCTCTGAGGTGAAGCCCGACCTGGTATTGCTCGATATCAATATGCCGGAGATGGATGGCTATGAGGTGGCCGAGTGCATCAGAACCATCGACCCGAAGGTGCTTATCTTCTTTCTCACTGACCGTACGGAGAAGAACGATCGACTGAAAGGTTTCTCCCTGAAGGCAAACGATTATCTTGCCAAACCCTTCTATCCGGAAGAGTTGCTGGCAAGAATAGAGGAGCGGTTCTCTATGAATGAGAGTGAGACGATAGAAGAGGAGGTGTATCATTTCGGTGAAACCACTTTCTGCTATAATAACAATGAGCTTCGCACCCGTTCCTCTCGTGTGCTCATCACCAGCCGACAAGCCGACATCCTCCGTCTGTTGGCGAAGAATATCGGCAATGTAGTAAGTAAGGAGATGATACAGGAGGCGGTGTGGGGTACCGTAAGCTATGCCAACTCCCTGGCTGTGAATGTGCAGATGACGTATCTCCGCCATGCTCTTCAGCATGATGTGACCGTTAAGATTGAGTCGCTGAAGAAAAAGGGATATGTTTTGTCTGTTATTTCTCCAGAGTAA
- a CDS encoding sensor histidine kinase — MNRRIKQVWLLAILSSFLLIGLQTYWLYNSVTYSMGEMGKKNAEKAERAIIAYQTNIGAAVREKSHIGYVVTAYFSDSKRPCTTICSPLDTDTIIGGVVYSKPGFGNVMEKRDTFDLRETDSNNSFDCLNTYTTYQLTHFDKAHFDRFISRKLGNDFIGAEMKTGKHRLWQTRIVEPPTLFHHEMLVEVPFNPIRYQSMQMRMQVPMLPILKGMMWQMIGSLLVTIMLLLSIAYLIKVMLLQKKVDKMRSDFVHTMIHELKRPVQTLKMCVSVFSAQKTDEKDENALIMETVREESDNLTAYLAKLREVIRAEEHIPLQITSFDIHAALQNLVAVYRKNKQKEVNASLDYQRTSDRMMGDRDQLLNVVSNLMENSVKYSGDIVNIHVACRDTEKEEVMISVSDNGIGISPDEQQRVWTKFYRSNAYPDMMQPGIGLGLSFVDMIVKAHGGRKMMQSEVGKGTRISIVIPQHS; from the coding sequence ATGAATAGAAGAATCAAACAAGTCTGGCTGCTCGCCATCCTTTCCTCTTTCCTGCTGATAGGCTTGCAGACCTATTGGCTCTATAATAGCGTAACCTATTCGATGGGAGAGATGGGGAAGAAAAACGCCGAAAAGGCGGAACGGGCGATTATTGCCTATCAGACAAATATCGGAGCGGCGGTAAGAGAAAAATCACATATCGGTTATGTCGTTACTGCATATTTTTCAGACAGCAAGCGTCCCTGTACAACGATTTGCTCTCCGCTGGATACGGATACAATCATTGGTGGAGTGGTGTATAGCAAGCCGGGATTCGGCAACGTGATGGAGAAGAGAGATACTTTCGATTTGCGTGAGACGGATTCCAACAATTCTTTTGATTGCCTGAATACTTACACCACTTACCAGCTTACCCACTTTGACAAGGCGCATTTTGACCGTTTCATCAGTAGGAAACTGGGCAATGATTTCATCGGGGCAGAGATGAAGACGGGAAAGCATCGTCTGTGGCAGACAAGAATCGTAGAGCCTCCTACCTTGTTTCATCACGAAATGCTGGTGGAAGTGCCTTTCAATCCTATCCGGTATCAGTCGATGCAGATGAGGATGCAGGTGCCGATGCTGCCCATCCTGAAGGGAATGATGTGGCAGATGATAGGAAGTCTCCTGGTTACCATCATGCTTCTCCTGAGCATAGCTTATCTCATCAAGGTGATGCTCCTGCAGAAGAAGGTGGATAAGATGCGAAGCGACTTCGTGCATACGATGATTCACGAGCTGAAACGCCCCGTGCAGACGCTGAAGATGTGTGTATCCGTATTCTCTGCTCAAAAGACAGATGAGAAGGATGAGAATGCCCTTATCATGGAGACGGTAAGAGAGGAGAGCGATAACCTGACTGCCTATCTCGCCAAACTCCGGGAAGTAATCAGGGCAGAGGAACATATCCCGCTCCAGATAACTTCTTTCGATATCCATGCCGCCTTGCAGAATCTGGTGGCAGTTTATCGAAAGAATAAGCAGAAGGAGGTGAATGCTTCGCTCGATTACCAGCGCACTTCCGACCGGATGATGGGAGATAGAGACCAGCTTCTGAATGTGGTCAGCAATCTGATGGAGAACTCGGTGAAGTATTCTGGCGACATAGTCAATATCCATGTTGCCTGCCGAGATACCGAGAAGGAGGAAGTCATGATTTCTGTATCAGATAATGGTATCGGAATTTCGCCCGACGAGCAGCAGAGAGTCTGGACGAAGTTCTATCGCAGCAATGCTTACCCGGATATGATGCAGCCGGGCATCGGCTTGGGCTTGAGTTTTGTTGATATGATTGTGAAGGCCCATGGGGGCAGAAAAATGATGCAGAGCGAAGTGGGCAAGGGAACCAGAATTTCAATAGTCATCCCGCAGCACTCCTGA
- a CDS encoding RNA polymerase sigma factor, translating into MEETEFEHIAQEMRPRLTAHCQRYLSAGTLAEEADDIVQETLVKLWKMRERLSEYQSIESLGMTIARNLCIDHLRRNKAQTASLEQMKHPAEICTAAERTDQTIIGEDTQRRLNRAMDRLPSTQRRMLLLRSEGKSLDEIAEICGANKTSTKTMISAARRSLLKMMKS; encoded by the coding sequence ATGGAAGAAACAGAATTTGAACATATCGCCCAGGAAATGCGCCCCAGGTTGACGGCACATTGTCAACGCTATCTCTCGGCAGGAACCCTTGCCGAAGAAGCCGATGACATCGTGCAGGAAACCCTGGTGAAGCTCTGGAAGATGCGCGAAAGGCTCTCTGAATACCAGAGCATCGAGTCCCTAGGTATGACGATAGCCAGGAATCTCTGCATCGACCATCTGAGACGCAACAAAGCACAGACGGCATCGCTGGAACAGATGAAGCATCCCGCAGAAATCTGTACGGCAGCAGAGCGTACCGACCAGACCATCATCGGCGAAGATACGCAAAGGCGACTCAACAGGGCGATGGACAGGCTTCCCAGTACGCAGAGAAGAATGCTGCTATTGAGAAGCGAGGGAAAGAGCCTCGATGAGATTGCCGAAATCTGTGGAGCCAACAAGACGAGCACCAAGACGATGATTTCTGCAGCAAGAAGATCATTGTTGAAAATGATGAAGTCATAA